CTTCGAACTATAGACGTTTATTCAAACTGGATATGCAAATAGAGTGTGTGGTTACAGAATAAAAACGGGAGAGATCCGCCCCCGCCGACTACTTGCCGCGGTTCTCCGCCAACTTGGCCTTAAAGATGGCCTTCAGCTCATCGGCTCCATCGCCGTTCACCTCCTGGTAGTAGGGCAACTCTGCCAGGCGCTTCAGCCAGCCGTGCACTTTTGGAAACTTGAACTCATCGATGGGAGCGGCATCGTTGACCGATGCCACAGTGGCCACGGCGCAGAAGTCTGCGATGGTCAGTTCGCTGCCGCACAGGTACTCGTCCTGCTTGAGGAAGCCCTCCAGGATCTCCCAGCACTTCTGGATGTACGCGATCTTGTCGATGGAGCAGTCCGTGGATCCATGGTACAGGATCGGCTCGTAGAGGAACCGCAGGCGGGCGAAGAGGTGGCCAGAGTCCAGATGGAGACGGGCATCCACGTTGGCGCGTTGCACCAGGTCTTTGGGGtacagctgctgctgctcctggccGTACTTCTCCACCAGGTAGGCGCATATGGCATGTGAGTCAATGATCGTGGCTTCGCCATCGATCAGCGTCGGGATCGTGTGTTGGGGATTCAGCTTGAGGAATTCCGGCGTCAAATGCTCACCCTTCAGCAGGTTAATTGGCCTGGGTACGGGCGGGCGGAGACACTTGTTAATTGAGTTAAGTGGCGTGGTGTATGGGAACCTACCTTAGTTCAAGGTCGAGTCCGATCGCCTTGGCCGTGAGGAGGACGGCGCGGGATGGGGGGCTCAGTGTGGCGTAAAACAGAGCTGGCTTCGACATGGTGGACTCACTGGATGGGGGGATATCTCGACATTAGTACAGTGAGTCAGGCTTAGAGTTCTTATTATTCCTAAAGTCTATATATGGTATTCCGGATCGAAAGATTTCAGTAGttcttataaaattattaatatatacatagaGAGAATTATAGTGGTATCTATTCTTCGCacacttgtttttaaatgtacaGAACATTTTGTAGATATCAAAACAGTAAATATGGTTTGAATCAACTAATGGAGTTTTTTATGGTTAAGCCTTATTCATCTCAAAAATTATAGTTATCAGATTTGTAGCTGACATTAACAATGTACCCGACACCCCATCCGAGTACTCATAATCGCCTAAAAGTGGGGTTCTTATCGGCAAACTGTGTGAGTCAGTCACTGTCCCAGAGAATCAATGATGTGGGAGTCTTGTGGGGGTAGTCCGGCACATTCTATTTAACGACTCCTGGAGCAACCCTCGCAGTGGGCAGTGTGTCAACAAGCGATCTGATCAGATACCAGAGCTCTGCTAACCGCACTCACACCACCTCAATAACCACCACCCATACCAGTATACCAGTACCGAATCCGTATCGCACCCACAGCAATATCAGATAACCCCCGGATCTGTGGCACGGTAACTGGCGACTTATCAGAGCACTTAGCACGACAACCACACAGCGAAGGAAATTTACTGGGGCTATCGCCGACCCTGTCCCTTCCCATTTAGGCCGCCTTCCCCTTTTTGCTACTGGGAATTaagtttacaaaacaaatgtaattagcagcacgcacacacacatgtagATCGCGCCCCCACTGTTCGAATGCACAGGCAATCGCCGGCGAATTGTTTTTCTAGTCAAATAGCCAATGCAGCAATTTGTGCGCGTGTGTGtgggtttgtttttttaagggGGCTGATTTTGCGCATTGGTTTGCATACACTCGCAACTCACACTTTTCTATGAACACAAACGTATGTATATACTAGAATGTATAAAGCTGGCAAACGAACGTCTCTTCCGAAGTCCAAACGCGATCTGAATCGCGAACGAGAAACTATATAGAGGCTCCACTAGCTCTGCCATTAGCTCTGCTGAGAACCCATTTGCCTTGGTGTAGGTGAGATTGGGAGTGGAGTCCTCTCATCACGTTCTCTCTCTCACTGCCTCTCTTAAGCTCTCTCTCCTCCACAATGTTATTTCATAGGTTTATTCATAAGGTTTTGGTACAGGTTAAATCGTAATATGTTTAGGCTCTACGAGTATGTGATTAAGcgaatttttatatatgtaactCTATATAGCATGTAGCTTGTAATACCAGCTGCGGCTCCGTTGGAATTCTCTATTCGCCGGGATCCTTGAGCACGAGGAGTACGGGTTAAAAACCATGGGAAATATGGATATACATAGATCCATGGCGTCGTGATCGAAACGGGAACGAAGCATTAACACTAAAGATCAGATCGAGTGCAACGAATAGAGAGAACATTGCATGTGTCATTGGAGATTTCGCGTGGAACTCAATCATATTCAACTGTATCTGCTTGCACTATCCTCTTATCTAGTTGTCCAGCACGCTGCGCTTGAGGGCCTCCTCCAGATCTGCGTCGAAGCTCTCCGGCTTTGAGTAGTCCGCCGCGAACTTGTCCTTGGTCGGCGGCTTCTTACCGGGATCCATCTTGGCCTTGACCTGCCCATTCAGCTTCTCCTTGCCCGTGGCCTCAAAGGAAGTCCTTCCAAAGTCGCTGGAGAAGTTGTGTGCCTCGAACTGGGCAAAGTTGAGGCCCATCTTGAACTGGTCCTCGAAGTTGTCGTTAAAGGCGTCGAAGGCCTTGGCAGTGGCCTTTTGTTCATTGGGCTTGCTGGTCAAGCCAGTGGTCACCGATGAGTTTTGGCCCACACCGAAGTTGTCGTTAAATGCATCAAAGAAGGAATCATTGAGTTTTGTATTACTAGTGGTTGTGGCCGCGATCGTCGTTCCGGAGCCAGGTCCAGACCCCGATCCTGCAGTGGTGGCCAGGGTGGCAGGGAAGTCATCGAAATCAGCGAATGCGTTCAGCGCCGTCTGGGACTTCTGGGGATTCGGCGTGGAGCTGGAGTGATGCGAGGTGGTCGAGTGGTACGATGGAGCCGGACTCGAGTTCAGGTTGAAGGCGTCGAACTGCTGGAGCAGATCGTGGTTGAGGGGCGTGGCCGCCTTGGGCTTGCCATTATTGTTGTTTAACATGTTGCTCAGATTTTTGGCGGCTGCTCCCATCTCGTCTAAGGGATTAGGGATAGAGTTAGAGATGATTTACTaggttatatatataagtgaCCTACCCTCCGAACTGAAGTCCTCGGCAAAgttatttttcttcttctcaTCAGTTCCTTTGGGTTTCAGCTCCTCCTCATCGTCTGCGAAGGGATCCTTGATGCTGAAGGGATCCTCGTAGCGGTAGTCCTTGAAGGGATCGTCCTTGAAATCGGTGGGTCCAATGATGAGGCCAGAAGTCGGAGACTTCTGGCTGACAATCGCTGCTCCAAAGGCATCAAACACACTGGCTCCCAATCCCGATGCCGGCGTGCTTGGATTCTGCAGCGGTGTATTGGAACGCGACAAATGCTGGTTATTTGGGCTGGGGGcggtggtgatggtgatgttGCTACTAAGGGGAACTcctcccgctcccgctcccgctaCCAATCCCGCTGGTGATGCTGATACAGATGCTAATACCGGGGATGGGGCTGCTGGTGTGGATACCGGTGTCGAGAGCAGGGGATGTAAGGTGGTGGTGGGTGTGGGATTGGGCGTGCTGGCCGCCTGGCTGCGGATCTGGCCGGGATCGTCAAACAGCGAAAAGCTGTCCAGCAACGACGATCCGCTAGAGATCAAAGCCGGAATAGGGGGCGGAAGCGGGAGTGGGGGCAGGGAAAGAGGCGTGgccgtgggcgtgggcgtgctTGGAATGTTGTGGAGCTGTGTTGTGTGGGTGCGTCATGTCGTGTGGTATCGTGGGGGAATAGAAgtgaaatgaaacaaaattaaattaaaattaaaccaaattaaGCGGAATCAAAAAGATAACACAACCAAGGGGGAACTGAAATCAAACAAGGTCAACGAAAGCGTTCAAGCAGCCACGTAGGATGTTGTAGTTTGTCTAGGATCATGACCAGAACACAGAGAAGTGAGAAGGATTTGGGGCTCCTTCCTCCAAAAAAACTTCGACGGACGTACGTTGAATGATGTCGAACATAGATatctttttattaataatgcaaAACGTTGTGTctgttacatttttgtatcGGTTAGGCTGGGGTTTCTCTAAAAGTTCTCTCTataattatgtatttatgcACGGAATATGCATTCTCGGTAAATCAATGCACGGAAGCTTGTTAGTTTCGGTGTGGGTGTTCGTACATGTGTGGCTATAATAATCAAGATctgacaaatatatatatatgtactttgATATAGTTGAGTGGGGACCAGCTCCCCTCTCAAGCGCGAACTGCTGGCTACACTGGGGAACACTAAACGGCTCTATAAGCTGACTGGAAATGAATTTTCGGTAAATAGTAGTGGGCACTCCGATTCCGGCCTCCGATTGCCCTCGCTTGCCCCGCAAAATTCGAACTTTCGCGGCAGTTACACCAATATCTGAATATCTGAATGCTTGTGAGGCTCGTGTGtaaaaatgctttaatatAGAGTATGGCTGTATAATTGCTTTAAACTTTAGTATTCGCATATgcagaaacaacaaacaacttGCATTAAATTCCTTTTAGAGTTCTCTCcccacaaaaagaaataaccGGGACTATACACTGTCCTCCAAACGATTTAAAGAGGAATGGAACCCATAATAGTAATAATTGTAAGCTAATACATTGCTGCACAACATTGGGAATCGAACGATTAGGGCTTCCATCCgtctgctgtttttttttgcttttggttttgtgACTACATTTATAACACGACGATACATAACGCTTGAAATTGGTTTGAGTTGTGGTTGAGTTTCGATTGAATTGATTTAGTACATTTAGCTAATTAGGCATGAACGATAATGCTGCGTCCTCTAGATATTATACCATGCACCGTGACTGATATATGTACGTTAACGTTAATATGCGGCTGCAAATAGCTTTGTACGCTCAAATTGATTTGTTTCGTTATGCTGCTAGAGGAGGCCATTCATTAACAGAGTATGTGTGTTAGTACTGGTATATATCGTATATAGAATGGGTTATCTTAAGATGTTCACTGAAAATAGAGAATTGCAGAGATGAGAGACCAAACGGTTAGTTTTAGTACGGGCAACACCAAGGCAAAAGCTACGGTATGTGTGACATTGGGCGGTGAAATTGGTGATCTGGTGGTGAGGGATTTATCCGGCAGTGTTTTGTAACTACTACTAATGGCAAACCAAAACAGCtacaaatcaaaaatcatAAGTAATCAATTctactttttaaaaacgttgCATAAAAGTGGTTTATTTCTACAGAACTTAGGAAATGTTAGGAAACGAAACAACCAAGGATTAGAGCTATTACAACATACTGGAAGGGTGCGGGTGCGGGACGCATGCATTACCACCGATCCCAGCGGACACTGA
This region of Drosophila gunungcola strain Sukarami chromosome 2R unlocalized genomic scaffold, Dgunungcola_SK_2 000079F, whole genome shotgun sequence genomic DNA includes:
- the LOC128256992 gene encoding glutathione S-transferase 1 isoform X2 codes for the protein MSKPALFYATLSPPSRAVLLTAKAIGLDLELRPINLLKGEHLTPEFLKLNPQHTIPTLIDGEATIIDSHAICAYLVEKYGQEQQQLYPKDLVQRANVDARLHLDSGHLFARLRFLYEPILYHGSTDCSIDKIAYIQKCWEILEGFLKQDEYLCGSELTIADFCAVATVASVNDAAPIDEFKFPKVHGWLKRLAELPYYQEVNGDGADELKAIFKAKLAENRGK
- the LOC128256992 gene encoding glutathione S-transferase 1 isoform X1 produces the protein MCVESTMSKPALFYATLSPPSRAVLLTAKAIGLDLELRPINLLKGEHLTPEFLKLNPQHTIPTLIDGEATIIDSHAICAYLVEKYGQEQQQLYPKDLVQRANVDARLHLDSGHLFARLRFLYEPILYHGSTDCSIDKIAYIQKCWEILEGFLKQDEYLCGSELTIADFCAVATVASVNDAAPIDEFKFPKVHGWLKRLAELPYYQEVNGDGADELKAIFKAKLAENRGK